DNA from Desulfovibrio porci:
TGAAAACGGCGGGCAGACGATATTCCCGCGCCACAGAGGCCAGATGCCCGGCCATGCCGCCGGTTTCGCTGACCAGGCCCGAGGCGCGCGCCAACAGCGTGGCCCAGCGGGGATAGGCCCGCTCCACCACCAGCACGCCGCCTTCGGGAAAGGAGAGCATGTCCGCCTCCTTGCGGGCCACAAAGGCCGGTCCCATGCCCACGCCGGGACTCACCGGCACGCCGCCGCCCGCCAGAACGGTCAGGCCCGGCGGCAGTTCCGTCGCCTGAGCGCCTTCCCCCCTGTCGGGGCCGCCGTCGGCCTCGCGCAACGGTCGGCTCTGCAAGACCATGATGCGCCCGTCGCCGGCTTCCAGGGCCCATTCCACATCCTGAGGCTCGTTATAATATTCTTCCAGCGCCAGGGCCACGCGGGCCAGTTCGGCGGCCTGGACGGCGGTGAGGCTGGGCGCGGCCGCCGCGTCGGCCGGATGTTTTTCCAGCAAACGCGGCGGATTTTCGCGGCTGAACACAAAAACGTCGGGCGTGACGGCCCCGTCCACCACGGCTTGGGGCAGGCCCGGCACGGCATTGAGCACCACCCGCTCCTGCCCCCTGGAGGCTGCCACGGGATCGCGGCTGTAGGCCACGCCGCCCGCTCCGGCCCGGACCATGGCCAGCACGCCCACGGACATGGGCGCCACGTCGTCCGGAATGCCGCGCTGATAGCGGTAGCTCATGGCCGTGACCGCGTATTTGCTGGCCACGATTTCCTTCCAGACCTCGCAGGCTTCTTCGGGCGGCACATTAAGTTCCGAGCGATACTGCCCGGCAAAGGTCACGCCCAGAGCGTCCTCGCCCACGGCGCTGCTGCGTAGGGCCAGGAGCAGATCGTCACCGGCGCGCTCCTTCATGGCCTCCACGGCTTCGGTGACGGCCGCCTCCAGGTCCGGCGGCAGCGGCGCGGCCAGCACGCATTGCTGCAAGGCGGCGGACAGGCTGAACACTTCATCCAGACTGCGCATGTCCGTGGCCTGGATGCGGCGCTCTAGCTCGCTTCGCAGGCCGTTATATTCCATGAAGCGGTAATAGGCGGCCACCGTCACCGCGAAACCGTCAGGCACGTCCAGGCCCACGTTGGCGGCCAGTTCGCCCAGATTGGCCATCTTGCCGCCCACCCGGGGCAGGTCGGTCAGGCGCACGTCGGCCAGAGGCAGGATCAGCGGCCCCCGCGCCGCATGCTCCGGCAGGGCCAGCAGACGCTCCATGTCCCCCCTGATGCGATCAAAGGCCTCCTGCAACGAGGCATAGCCGTTGTCGGACAGGGCGTTCAGCTCACGCACCATCTGAAACACGGCGGTCACCGTGCGGGTGCTCGCGGCGCGCACATAGTCCATGCCGAAGGGTTTGACGCCCGCAAGGCGTTCCTCCACATCGCTCATGGCTTCCAGGGCGCTTTTGTTGGCCGAAAGCAGTCGCCGGAAACGCGCGCAACGCTCCCGCAGGCGGACTTTGAAC
Protein-coding regions in this window:
- a CDS encoding PEP/pyruvate-binding domain-containing protein → MAVLKRLRRWLGRGEPPAPDPAELAREEEFKVRLRERCARFRRLLSANKSALEAMSDVEERLAGVKPFGMDYVRAASTRTVTAVFQMVRELNALSDNGYASLQEAFDRIRGDMERLLALPEHAARGPLILPLADVRLTDLPRVGGKMANLGELAANVGLDVPDGFAVTVAAYYRFMEYNGLRSELERRIQATDMRSLDEVFSLSAALQQCVLAAPLPPDLEAAVTEAVEAMKERAGDDLLLALRSSAVGEDALGVTFAGQYRSELNVPPEEACEVWKEIVASKYAVTAMSYRYQRGIPDDVAPMSVGVLAMVRAGAGGVAYSRDPVAASRGQERVVLNAVPGLPQAVVDGAVTPDVFVFSRENPPRLLEKHPADAAAAPSLTAVQAAELARVALALEEYYNEPQDVEWALEAGDGRIMVLQSRPLREADGGPDRGEGAQATELPPGLTVLAGGGVPVSPGVGMGPAFVARKEADMLSFPEGGVLVVERAYPRWATLLARASGLVSETGGMAGHLASVAREYRLPAVFSLPDACRLLENAGDVTLDANRNVVLAGRQAQLIPPMAAPPNLMAGSPVYLRLEALAQLMTPLHLLDPDAPEFAPQHCRSLHDITRFCHEKAVRLMFDDDAGVGRRMGKQLKAGVKLQYWVVDMGGGFTRTVGGPVVDLSEIASAPMLALWEGMVAVPWAGPPSSGAAGFMSVVFESAMNPELESTAPTTMAERNFFIIGDRYMILQARYGYHFCTVECLAGEDSHENFVNFQFKGGAADRERRRLRARMLAGLLEGHGFRADVKDDSLFAVAEGFDAAETLRKTRLLGYLLIHSRQVDMIMRESAKAEALRKKLAGDMDALAGKPLKYGEKPSH